The Chthoniobacterales bacterium DNA window ACTGGTTCGCCGGAGTCGCCCTCCTCCTCGCCGCACTCAGCGCCCCTTCGATCGCCAGCGGGCTCTTCCTCGCCGCCGCCGCGCTGCTGCTCACCCCCGCCTTCCGCGCCGCCCGATTTTCACCCGCCTTTCGCTGGCGCGATCTGCTCCGGCTCTCGATCAATCATCACCCCTCCGGCGAACGCATGGTCATCGACGGACCCGGCGGCCCACTCGGCATCGACTTCTTCCCGGCCGAAGCGCCGAACGCCCCGCTCGTTGTCGTCGCCCACGGCGGCGGCTGGATGGCCGGAAATTCGCAGGAACTCGCCGGCTGGCATCGCTGGCTGGCCGCCCGCGGCTACGCCGTGGCCTCCGTCAACTACCGTCTCGTCCCGACCGGCGCCTGGCCCGCCCAGCGCGACGACATTCTCGCCGCGGTCGATCACCTCCGCGCGAATGCCGCCGATCTCGACATCGACCCCGACCGCATCGTGCTCTTTGGCCGGTCCGCCGGCGGCCAGATCGTCAGCGCCATCGCCGCTCCGGGCGGCCATCCCTGGCTGCGCGGTTGCGTGTGTCTCTACACGCCGTTCGACATGGCGTTCGCCTACGAACACAGCCGCGAGAACGACATCCTCCGCTCCCGCTGGCTGCTGCGCTGCTACCTGGGCGGCCGCCCGGACGAGGAGCCCGCGCACTACCGCGAGGCCTCCGCCTACCAGACCCTGCAGCCCGGCGCCCCGCCCTTCCTGCTCCTCCACGGCCCGCAGGACGAGCTTGTCTGGTTCCCCCAAAGCGAACGCTTCGCCGCCCGCCTCGAGGAACTCCGTGTCCCCCATACGTTCCTCGCGCTCCCCTGGGCCCGACACGCCTTCGACTTCAACCTCACCGGCCCCGCCGGCCAGATCTTCGCCGCCACCCTCGCCGAATTTCTGGAACGCACCTGCGCGCTCGCTTCCTCGCCTCCTTCTCGCTGAACTCCCCCGATGCGTCTGCTCCTCACCCTGCTTCTCTGCGGCCTGACGCCGCTCGCCCGCGCCGAATGGACCCTCGAGTTCCGCCGCACGGTCGCCGACCTGCCCGGCGGTGCGCAATTCATCGAGCGCGAGGCCCGGCGGGAAGGCCGCGCCGTGCGCGTGCAGGGCGTCTTCTTCTCCGCGAAGCAGGCTCGCTTTGCCGTCATCGACAATGCCTCCGTCGACTCCCTCGGCGCGGCGATGTCGGCCGCCGGGGCGCTCGCCGGCACGAATGGCGCCTATTTCCACCCCGACAACACACCGCTCGGCCTGATGATCGCGGGCGGAAAAAAGATCCACGCCCTCGAGCGCGCAAAGCTTCTCAGCGGTGTCTTCGTCGTCACGAAGGGCCGGCCGCGCATCGTTCGCGCCGGAAAATTCACGCCCTCGGCCGCGGATACCGAGGCCCTCCAGGCGGGCCCTTTCCTCGTGGAGGGCGGCGCGCCGATTTCCGGACTGAATGCGACCCGTGTCGCGCTGCGCACCGTCGTGGCAACCACGGGCGACGGCCGCTGGGCCCTGCTGCTCGTCTCGTCGAGCACCCTCGCCGACTCCGCCGCGGTGCTGTCCGCTGCCGCCGTCTGGCCCGATTTCCGGATCCAGCAGGCGCTCAATCTCGACGGCGGGTCGTCCAGCGGCCTCTGGGTTGCCACAAAAGACAAGCCTTTTTACCGTCGCGAGTTCTCCACGGTGCGAAATTTCCTCGCGGTCCTGCCCCGGTAACGGAACCTCATTTTCCTAGCGCACTCGCGCAGACGGGTCCAAATTCAGACCATGCAAATTCACCTCAGCCCCCGGCATCTGGTCCTCACTGCAGCCATCCATTCGTATGTGGCGGACAAGGTCGAGCATCTCGAAGCCATCACCGACTGCATCATCGCCGCCCACGTCGTCCTCATGCACGACGAGACGAAGACGAAGCGCTACAGCGTGAAAGTGCATCTCGCCGTTCCGGGCCCGGACATCCACGCCGAGGATAGCGAGGCCGATCTCTACGCCGCCATCGACAAGGTCGTCGACAAGCTCGCCCAGCAGCTCCGCAAGCGGAAGACGAAGCTCACCTCGACCAGGAAGCACAAGGCGCAGCTCGCCACCGAGAGCGTGAAACGCGGTTACGCGCGCCGCTAAGGCGCGCCCGGTCGTTCCCAGGGATTCCCCGCGATTTTCCGCATGGAGGGTGATTACAAAGTCAAGCTGGACGTCTTCGAAGGCCCGCTCGACCTGCTGCTGTATCTCATCAAACGCGATGAGGTGGACATCTACGAAATCTCGATCGAGCGCATCACGAAGCAATACCTCGAGTATCTCGACGCGTTTCGATTGCTGAACATCGATCTCGCTGGCGAGTTCATCGTCATGGCGGCGAACCTGCTCTACATCAAGAGCCGCACGCTGCTGCCCGCCGACCAGCAAATGGCCGAGGAAGACGCCGACGAGGACGATCCCCGCTGGGAACTCATCCGACAGCTCATCGAATACAA harbors:
- the raiA gene encoding ribosome-associated translation inhibitor RaiA, with amino-acid sequence MQIHLSPRHLVLTAAIHSYVADKVEHLEAITDCIIAAHVVLMHDETKTKRYSVKVHLAVPGPDIHAEDSEADLYAAIDKVVDKLAQQLRKRKTKLTSTRKHKAQLATESVKRGYARR
- a CDS encoding phosphodiester glycosidase family protein; translated protein: MRLLLTLLLCGLTPLARAEWTLEFRRTVADLPGGAQFIEREARREGRAVRVQGVFFSAKQARFAVIDNASVDSLGAAMSAAGALAGTNGAYFHPDNTPLGLMIAGGKKIHALERAKLLSGVFVVTKGRPRIVRAGKFTPSAADTEALQAGPFLVEGGAPISGLNATRVALRTVVATTGDGRWALLLVSSSTLADSAAVLSAAAVWPDFRIQQALNLDGGSSSGLWVATKDKPFYRREFSTVRNFLAVLPR
- a CDS encoding alpha/beta hydrolase, which gives rise to MAALGILAALAFVGLGLLAVFRAPTLPLVFLAVGATEVGHWFAGVALLLAALSAPSIASGLFLAAAALLLTPAFRAARFSPAFRWRDLLRLSINHHPSGERMVIDGPGGPLGIDFFPAEAPNAPLVVVAHGGGWMAGNSQELAGWHRWLAARGYAVASVNYRLVPTGAWPAQRDDILAAVDHLRANAADLDIDPDRIVLFGRSAGGQIVSAIAAPGGHPWLRGCVCLYTPFDMAFAYEHSRENDILRSRWLLRCYLGGRPDEEPAHYREASAYQTLQPGAPPFLLLHGPQDELVWFPQSERFAARLEELRVPHTFLALPWARHAFDFNLTGPAGQIFAATLAEFLERTCALASSPPSR